From Micrococcus porci, one genomic window encodes:
- a CDS encoding O-acetylhomoserine aminocarboxypropyltransferase/cysteine synthase family protein — protein sequence MPRHATQQVHAGYEPAAPHRPVVPPIHQTTAFRFPDHATAASMFRLETPGFTYSRTGNPTVAVFENRLAALEGGIGAIATATGQAAVALSLLALLQGGKHLVASSQLYGGTVDLLTDTFADFGIEVTFADPADPPAWAAAVRPDTRAFFLEAITNPLATLPDLPALAGLAHAAGVPVVVDSTLATPALYRPLEHGADVVVHSATKFLGGHGAVLGGAIVDGGTFDYGAAPDRWPQLARPKARYGGQTLVERHGRGAYLTLARSKFLHDLGPTLAPASAAQFIQGLETLDLRVARHTATALAVAEHLAGHPAVARVHHPGVAGHPSAALAARDFPDGVGSVFSFDLACGPETVAPFLDALELFQLVVNVGDARSLVSHPATMTHCRLTRQQREAAGIAETTVRLSIGLECPDDLIADLDRALAVVSAAGPAVPAATPAVPETAAVTQEVR from the coding sequence ATGCCCCGTCACGCCACACAACAAGTCCACGCCGGCTACGAGCCCGCCGCACCCCACCGGCCGGTCGTCCCGCCCATCCACCAGACCACGGCGTTCCGTTTCCCGGACCACGCCACGGCGGCATCGATGTTCCGGCTCGAGACCCCCGGCTTCACCTACAGCCGCACGGGCAACCCGACCGTCGCGGTGTTCGAGAACCGCCTCGCCGCACTGGAGGGCGGCATCGGCGCGATCGCCACGGCCACCGGCCAGGCCGCCGTCGCGCTGTCCCTGCTGGCGCTGCTGCAGGGCGGCAAGCACCTGGTCGCCTCCAGCCAGCTCTACGGGGGCACCGTCGACCTGCTGACGGACACGTTCGCGGACTTCGGCATCGAGGTCACCTTCGCGGACCCGGCGGACCCGCCCGCGTGGGCCGCCGCGGTCCGGCCCGACACCCGCGCGTTCTTCCTCGAGGCCATCACCAACCCGCTCGCCACCCTCCCGGACCTGCCCGCGCTCGCGGGCCTCGCCCACGCGGCCGGTGTGCCCGTGGTGGTGGACAGCACCCTCGCGACGCCGGCCCTCTACCGGCCACTGGAGCACGGCGCCGACGTCGTCGTGCACTCGGCTACCAAGTTCCTCGGCGGGCACGGCGCGGTGCTCGGCGGCGCGATCGTGGACGGCGGCACGTTCGACTACGGCGCGGCGCCGGACCGGTGGCCGCAGCTGGCCCGGCCCAAGGCCCGCTACGGCGGGCAGACGCTGGTCGAGCGGCACGGCCGCGGCGCCTACCTGACGCTGGCCCGCAGCAAGTTCCTGCACGACCTCGGCCCCACCCTCGCCCCCGCGAGCGCGGCGCAGTTCATCCAGGGGCTCGAGACGCTCGACCTGCGCGTGGCCCGCCACACCGCCACCGCCCTGGCCGTGGCCGAACACCTGGCCGGTCACCCCGCGGTCGCGCGGGTGCACCACCCCGGCGTGGCCGGGCATCCCAGCGCGGCGCTGGCCGCCCGCGACTTCCCGGACGGCGTCGGCTCGGTGTTCTCCTTCGACCTGGCCTGCGGCCCCGAGACCGTGGCCCCGTTCCTCGACGCGCTCGAGCTGTTCCAGCTGGTGGTCAACGTCGGCGACGCCCGGTCCCTCGTCTCCCACCCCGCGACCATGACGCACTGTCGCCTGACGCGGCAGCAGCGCGAGGCCGCCGGGATCGCCGAGACCACCGTCCGGCTCTCCATCGGGCTGGAGTGTCCCGACGACCTGATCGCGGACCTGGACCGTGCCTTGGCCGTGGTGTCCGCCGCCGGGCCGGCCGTCCCCGCCGCCACGCCCGCCGTCCCCGAGACCGCCGCCGTCACCCAGGAGGTGCGCTGA
- a CDS encoding DUF805 domain-containing protein: MTMRQAIRRYYAGYAQFSGRASRADFWLAALCV; encoded by the coding sequence ATGACCATGCGTCAGGCCATCCGCCGCTACTACGCCGGCTACGCGCAGTTCAGCGGGCGCGCCTCCCGCGCCGACTTCTGGCTCGCGGCGCTCTGCGTGTGA
- a CDS encoding VOC family protein → MVSRPVLQQPVIDAVDIRSVADFYRELLGLHYRTGDELADGREPDSADWLVLLDDDGRRVLTFQRTEELKPSTWPSPEVPMQLHLDFTVPDRDSLDAAHDHALRLGGRLVLDRSDDEEEPLYVFADPAGHPFCVFVG, encoded by the coding sequence ATGGTCAGCCGCCCCGTGCTCCAGCAGCCTGTGATCGACGCCGTCGACATCCGTTCCGTCGCGGACTTCTACCGCGAGCTCCTCGGTCTCCACTACCGCACGGGCGACGAGCTCGCGGACGGTCGCGAGCCGGACAGCGCGGACTGGCTCGTGCTGCTGGACGACGACGGCCGCCGCGTCCTGACATTCCAGCGCACCGAGGAACTGAAGCCCAGCACGTGGCCGTCACCCGAGGTGCCGATGCAGCTGCACCTGGATTTCACCGTGCCGGACCGCGATTCCCTCGACGCGGCCCACGACCACGCCCTGCGCCTGGGCGGGCGCCTCGTCCTGGACCGCTCCGACGACGAGGAGGAACCCCTGTACGTGTTCGCGGACCCGGCCGGCCACCCCTTCTGCGTCTTCGTGGGGTGA
- a CDS encoding DUF805 domain-containing protein: MSTALDVFILGSPDLSLRDVAVLLVGITHALPSLALLARRLHDAGFSHAWLFVGLVPLVGPLTLLVFALQPTAPRFGHPTDASDPVPAGPRPRGADPRRHVRPDQ; this comes from the coding sequence GTGTCCACCGCCCTGGACGTGTTCATCCTCGGCTCCCCGGACCTGTCCCTCCGGGACGTGGCCGTCCTCCTGGTGGGGATCACGCACGCACTCCCATCGCTCGCCCTGCTCGCCCGGCGCCTCCACGACGCCGGCTTCAGCCACGCGTGGCTGTTCGTCGGGCTGGTGCCGTTGGTCGGGCCGCTCACACTCCTCGTGTTCGCGCTCCAGCCGACCGCCCCGCGCTTCGGACACCCCACCGATGCGTCGGACCCGGTTCCGGCGGGGCCACGGCCGCGCGGCGCTGACCCCCGCCGCCATGTCCGGCCCGATCAGTGA
- a CDS encoding GNAT family N-acetyltransferase has translation MIPQPTDRLTFRCMTDADLDDMCRLLGDAEVMRYYPRAKSRNEVQRWINWSKDNYAEHGFGLWVIEHRATGDFIGDCGLTWQNVDGQEVLEVGYHVLPERQGQGLATEGASACLRYGFETLCATMVTAIINPDNMASRRVAERIGMTVWKSTRDPSGAPIVVYSSHGQEA, from the coding sequence GTGATCCCGCAACCCACAGATCGACTCACGTTCCGGTGCATGACCGACGCTGACCTCGACGACATGTGCAGGCTCCTCGGAGACGCGGAGGTCATGCGCTACTACCCGCGGGCCAAGTCGCGCAACGAGGTGCAGCGGTGGATCAACTGGTCGAAGGACAACTACGCCGAGCATGGGTTCGGCCTGTGGGTCATCGAACACCGGGCCACCGGCGACTTCATCGGTGACTGCGGCCTGACCTGGCAGAACGTCGACGGCCAGGAGGTCCTCGAGGTCGGCTACCACGTCCTGCCAGAACGCCAGGGACAAGGACTGGCAACCGAGGGGGCCTCTGCCTGCCTGCGATACGGGTTCGAGACCCTCTGCGCAACGATGGTCACCGCGATCATCAACCCCGACAACATGGCTTCCCGTCGCGTGGCCGAACGAATCGGCATGACCGTGTGGAAGAGCACGCGTGATCCCAGTGGGGCGCCGATCGTGGTCTACAGCAGCCACGGCCAAGAGGCATGA
- a CDS encoding class I SAM-dependent methyltransferase, protein MHLDPAETNRRAYDDDRVVALYDLDNPPGEDHAYVRRAAEESGARRIVDLGCGTGSLTVTLTGDDRAVVGIDPAEAMLRVARARPGGDRVEWRRGTAELIEPGSADLVIMSGNVAMHLIGQDWHGALRRIAAGLVPGGRLLFETRNPVRRAWEDWQQEPTERTTAAGRLVESEATSAPDADGVVVHRWRTEYPDEGVVSEGEEHLQFRSVEQVTQDLAAAGLAVDRVWSDWRGRPFDAAEHPLMIIEACPQGA, encoded by the coding sequence ATGCATCTGGACCCGGCCGAGACGAACCGCCGCGCCTACGACGACGACCGCGTCGTCGCCCTCTATGACCTCGACAACCCGCCCGGAGAGGACCACGCGTACGTCCGCCGGGCGGCCGAGGAGTCCGGCGCCCGGCGGATCGTCGATCTCGGCTGCGGCACCGGATCGCTCACGGTGACGCTGACCGGCGATGACCGCGCCGTCGTCGGGATCGACCCGGCCGAGGCCATGCTGCGCGTCGCCCGGGCGCGCCCCGGCGGGGACCGCGTCGAGTGGCGGCGGGGCACCGCGGAGCTGATCGAGCCGGGGTCGGCGGACCTGGTGATCATGAGCGGGAACGTGGCGATGCACCTGATCGGCCAGGACTGGCACGGCGCCCTGCGGCGCATCGCCGCCGGCCTGGTCCCCGGCGGTCGGCTGCTGTTCGAGACCCGCAACCCCGTCCGTCGCGCCTGGGAGGACTGGCAGCAGGAGCCCACGGAACGGACGACGGCGGCCGGTCGCCTCGTCGAGTCCGAGGCGACGAGCGCGCCGGACGCGGACGGTGTCGTCGTGCACCGCTGGCGCACCGAGTATCCGGACGAGGGCGTGGTCAGCGAGGGTGAGGAGCACCTGCAGTTCCGCTCCGTGGAGCAGGTGACCCAGGACCTTGCGGCGGCGGGGCTGGCGGTGGACCGCGTCTGGAGCGACTGGCGCGGCCGCCCGTTCGACGCGGCGGAGCACCCGTTGATGATCATCGAGGCCTGTCCACAGGGGGCCTGA